In Terriglobia bacterium, the following proteins share a genomic window:
- a CDS encoding ABC transporter permease, giving the protein MSSLVQNLRFGARMLLKNPGFSLAAIVTLALGMGGNTAIFTITSALMFRPLPYASPQQLVALDARDKAQNSRCCTLGWTDLIREHNQSFSGFAVAALDGFNLSGRGEPRQVAAGRVSPEFFEVLGVKPELGRAFLPDEGQPAGKPVVMISNELWHSQFGADRNVVGQTVTLDSTAYTVVGVLPAGIHYPFLGPADVWTPRYFEHSLFTPQRLRQGVGYLSAVARLRPGVSREKALAEMQVLHQQYRKENPAAPDADPGIAPSVSNLQDSLVANLRLTLLLLSVAVGVVLLIACANVASLLLSRALARKREIAVRTALGAQRAALIFQLLTENVLLAFVGGALGLGLSWAATRYLSSLSQNNLPQGIPITMDARVLLFTLGLSVFTGLAFGIFPALQLSRTNVNETLRDEGRGSTGSHHRVQLRGALVAGQVALSLLLMISAGLLVRSFSRLLRVDPGFDPQNVLTMNVSLPTVKYADTQKQIAFFDDLLRRVSALPGVRSAAISAALPLNPIRITPILAEGQPEVPLGERPFTIIEAVSPSWFRTMSVPLRTGRQFTDVDNAEAPKVLVVNDALARRYWPHENPIGKHIALGRLAPSEVVGVVADVKNRGLAQEAQPQIYLPFPQLPWRNMNLLVRSAVAPRSLVSAVRGQIAAVDADQPVANILTVDDLMDGSRARPRSIMLLLGLFSAVALVLAIVGIYGVLAYSVAQRRQELGIRLALGAEKSDIFRLVVGQGLLLTLIGISIGLVTALILSWAMSGLLSEHLYNVSARDLATFSLAPLAFLAIAVLASYLPARRATKVDPTEALR; this is encoded by the coding sequence ATGTCTTCCCTGGTCCAGAACCTGCGCTTCGGCGCGCGCATGCTGCTCAAGAATCCGGGATTCAGCCTGGCCGCTATTGTCACGCTGGCGCTGGGGATGGGCGGCAACACCGCCATATTCACCATCACCAGCGCGCTCATGTTCAGGCCGCTGCCGTATGCCAGTCCTCAGCAACTGGTCGCACTGGACGCGCGGGACAAAGCGCAGAACAGCCGCTGCTGCACCCTGGGCTGGACAGACCTGATTCGCGAGCACAACCAATCTTTTTCCGGCTTTGCCGTGGCCGCCCTGGACGGCTTCAACCTCAGCGGCCGGGGCGAACCGCGGCAGGTCGCCGCCGGACGCGTCTCGCCGGAGTTCTTTGAGGTTCTGGGCGTGAAGCCGGAACTGGGCCGCGCCTTTCTTCCTGACGAAGGCCAGCCCGCGGGAAAACCGGTGGTGATGATCAGCAATGAACTCTGGCACAGCCAGTTTGGCGCGGACCGCAACGTCGTTGGCCAGACGGTGACGCTCGATTCCACCGCGTACACCGTGGTGGGCGTGCTGCCCGCCGGCATACATTATCCGTTTCTTGGCCCGGCGGACGTGTGGACGCCGCGCTACTTCGAGCATTCCTTGTTCACGCCGCAGCGTCTGCGCCAGGGGGTTGGCTACCTGAGCGCGGTCGCCCGGCTGCGGCCCGGCGTCTCGCGCGAAAAAGCGCTGGCGGAGATGCAGGTGCTGCACCAGCAATACCGCAAAGAAAATCCCGCGGCCCCGGACGCTGATCCAGGCATCGCGCCATCGGTCAGCAACCTGCAAGACTCCCTGGTCGCCAATCTGCGCTTGACCCTGTTGCTGCTGTCGGTTGCGGTGGGCGTGGTGTTGTTGATCGCGTGCGCCAACGTGGCCAGCCTGTTGCTCTCGCGCGCGCTGGCCCGCAAAAGAGAAATTGCGGTGCGCACGGCGCTGGGCGCGCAACGCGCAGCGCTCATCTTTCAACTGCTTACCGAAAACGTCCTGCTGGCGTTCGTCGGAGGGGCGCTGGGCCTGGGCCTGAGTTGGGCGGCCACCAGGTATCTGTCGTCGCTCAGCCAGAACAATCTTCCCCAGGGCATCCCCATCACCATGGACGCACGCGTCCTGCTCTTCACTCTGGGGCTCTCGGTCTTCACCGGGCTGGCCTTTGGCATTTTCCCCGCGCTGCAACTCTCGCGCACCAACGTGAATGAAACGCTGCGCGATGAGGGACGCGGTTCCACCGGCAGCCATCATCGGGTGCAGCTCCGCGGCGCGCTGGTGGCAGGCCAGGTGGCGCTGTCTTTGCTGCTGATGATCAGCGCCGGTCTGCTGGTGCGCAGCTTTTCCCGGCTGCTGCGCGTGGATCCGGGATTTGATCCGCAAAACGTGCTGACCATGAACGTTTCTCTTCCCACGGTGAAATACGCGGACACGCAAAAGCAGATCGCGTTCTTTGACGATTTGCTGCGCCGTGTGTCGGCGCTGCCCGGCGTGCGCTCCGCCGCAATCTCCGCCGCGCTCCCGCTCAACCCCATTCGCATCACGCCCATTCTTGCTGAAGGACAGCCGGAAGTGCCTCTGGGCGAGCGGCCCTTCACCATCATTGAAGCCGTCAGTCCATCGTGGTTCCGGACCATGAGCGTGCCGCTGCGCACCGGACGCCAGTTCACTGACGTTGACAACGCCGAGGCGCCCAAGGTCCTCGTCGTCAATGACGCGCTGGCGCGCCGCTACTGGCCGCATGAGAATCCAATCGGCAAACACATCGCCCTGGGCCGGCTGGCTCCCTCGGAAGTGGTGGGCGTGGTGGCTGACGTGAAGAACCGCGGCCTGGCGCAAGAAGCCCAGCCGCAGATTTACCTGCCGTTCCCGCAGCTCCCCTGGCGCAACATGAATCTGCTGGTGCGCTCCGCGGTTGCTCCCCGCAGCCTGGTCTCCGCAGTGCGCGGGCAAATTGCCGCCGTGGACGCCGATCAGCCGGTCGCCAACATTCTCACCGTGGACGACCTGATGGATGGCTCGCGCGCGCGGCCTCGCTCCATCATGCTGCTGCTGGGACTTTTTTCCGCAGTCGCGCTGGTGCTGGCGATCGTCGGCATCTATGGCGTGCTGGCGTACTCGGTGGCGCAACGCCGGCAGGAACTCGGCATTCGCCTGGCGCTGGGCGCGGAGAAGTCTGACATCTTCCGGCTGGTTGTGGGTCAAGGACTCTTGCTGACGCTCATCGGCATCAGCATTGGCCTGGTCACGGCGCTCATTCTTTCCTGGGCGATGTCCGGGTTGCTGTCGGAACATCTATATAACGTCAGCGCCCGCGACCTGGCAACGTTCTCGCTGGCGCCCCTGGCGTTCCTGGCGATCGCCGTTCTGGCCAGCTACCTCCCCGCACGCCGAGCGACCAAA